One genomic window of Pagrus major chromosome 22, Pma_NU_1.0 includes the following:
- the tmem251 gene encoding lysosomal enzyme trafficking factor — protein sequence MMNFRQRMGWVGVALYLLLSIVAVYYVFEVHSFSLEHVQRGGTSPSAPPLTNSWSQSISSRLPPLPVWMWASVFLLPYLQLFLFLFSCTRADPRAVGYCVLPVCLALLCSRRHAARKPANQRGSPLIDT from the coding sequence ATGATGAACTTCCGTCAGCGGATGGGATGGGTGGGTGTGGCTCTCTACCTGCTGCTCAGCATCGTGGCGGTGTATTACGTCTTTGAGGTCCATAGCTTCAGTTTGGAGCACGTGCAGAGAGGTGGGACCAGCCCCTCGGCTCCACCCCTCACCAACAGCTGGTCTCAGAGCATCAGCTCTCGCCTGccaccacttcctgtctggatGTGGGCATCGGTCTTCCTGCTGCCATACCTGCAGCTATTCCTTTTCCTGTTCTCCTGTACGAGAGCCGACCCTCGAGCCGTTGGCTACTGCGTGCTTCCTGTCTGCCTTGCCCTGCTGTGCAGCCGGCGCCACGCTGCCCGTAAACCGGCCAATCAGAGAGGCTCGCCGCTCATCGACACGTAG